A window of Chryseobacterium aquaeductus genomic DNA:
GACAGATCTTGCGTATTCTTTGGCGATGGAGCTGGTGCTACCATATTATCACATACCGAAAGCGGAAAAGGTCTATTGGCTGTGGATTTATATGCCGATGGTACTGGGAAATTTAATTTTACCGTTCCAGCAGGTGGATCAGAGATGCCAGCAACAGAGGATACGGTTGCAAAAGGCTTACACAAATTTCAAATGAATGGAAAAGCAGTTTATGATACAGCTACAAAAGTTTTACCTGAAGCTATAACTACGGTGTTACAACGCTGTTCTCTTACTGTAGATGATGTTAATTTTTTGATTCCACATCAACCTAGTATACGAATTTTAAAGAAAACGGCAGAATTGTTAGGGTTACCTTTCGAAAAGGTCAAAACCAATATGGAACGATATGCGAATACTTCTGGAGGTACAATCCCAATTTTATTAGATGAAGTAAATCGTTCGGGTATTTTAAAAGATGGTGATGTTTTGGTATTTGCAGCAGTAGGTTCTGGTTGGACATGGGGTAGTGCTGTAATGAGATGGGTAAATTAAGGATGAGATCGTAAGGTTTTTTGAAAAATTTCGCTTTTAAACTTAAATAATAATTTACCAATATTAATCGTTGCGTAACTATAAATTTAAACATTAGATTTCTAAAAATCAATAATTTTAGTTTATAAAAAAGAATGAAAAAAAATATAATTGCTAATTTTATTGGAAGATTTTGGAGCATACTTTCAAATTTTTTGTTCATTCCACTGTACATTCATTATTTAGGTTTTGAAAGTTACTCGGTTATCAGTTTTGCATTGATGATTGCTGGAATAATGGCTGTTTTAGATTCAGGCTTAACGGCAACTTTGTCACGTGAGTTCTCTAGAAAAGACAATAATGATGAGGATAAACTAAAAGTGTACAAGAATTTGGAAACACTTTATTTTTTCATGATTGGCATTTGTATTCTTTCAATTTTCTTGTCCTCAAATATAATTGCCGAAAAATGGTTGAATGTTAATTCTTTTTCTCCCCAACAAATTTCTGTCTTTTTAAAAATAATCAGTTTTGAGATTGGATTTCAGTTACTTTTTAGATTTTATATGGGTGGACTTTTAGGATTAGAAAATCAAGTTGAAGCTAATTTTTTTCAAGTAGGTTGGGGTATTTTTAGAAATGGGTTAGTACTTGTTGCAATAATGTATATTCCTACTTTAGAAGTCTTTTTTGCTTGGCAAACCATATCTACAATTGTATTTACATTTCTTATAAAGATTTTTCTTGATAAAATTATTTTAGGAAAATATACAATACATTTTAATTTTAATATAGAAAAAAAAATAATTTCAAAAATTTGGAAATTTGCTTCGGGTATGATGTTAATTGCAATAGTTGCAGCGTTTAATACTCAGATGGACAAATTGGCAATCAGCAAATTATTATCTCTTGAAAATTTAGGATATTATACATTAGCAGTTTCTTTATCTCAAGTACTTATCGTTTTGGTTAACCCTATTGCAACCGCATTGCTACCCAGATTTACGGCATATTTTTCTGGAAATAAAATTATTGAAGCAAGAAATCTCTTTATGAAGACTAGTTTATTAGTTTCAGTAATGATATTTTCAATTATGATGGTAATGTCATTTTTTGCCAAAAATCTCATTTGGATATGGACTGGAAACAGTGAAATCGCAACAAAAACATTTCAATTAGTTCCTATCATTGCATTAGCTTATACGATGTTTGCTTTACAATTTTTGCCCTATAATATTGCTATAGCGAATGGATACACGAAACTTAATAATATTTTAGGTATTGGAAGCTTAATAGTCACAATTCCTGGGTATTTTTTAGCAACTAAATATTTTGGTTCTATCGGTGCTGCGACCATCTTTTGTTTTGTGCAGGTGATAACGACATTTATTTATATTTTTCTTATCAACAAAAAGTTTATAAAAAGTAATATCATAAAAGATATTTATTGGAAACAATTTATTCTACCTTTTATATGTGCTGGTATTGTTGCATTATTATTTTCTAAAATACCATTGACATTCGACAATAATCGCATATTATCTTTGATTTGGATTGGGTTTGTTACATTTGCAACGTTAGTTATTACTTTGGCAATTTTAGTGCCTGTTAAAGAAATAAAAAGCATTATAAATTTTAGAAAAAGTAAAATTTAAGATTCAATGAAACCATTATTAAGTATTGCCATAGCTACTAAAGACCGCGAAAAATATTGTATACAATCTATACAATCCATTTTGTCTTTAGAATATAAAAATATTGAAATTACATTATCCGATAATAGTGCAACTACTCAGGTAAGAGATTTTGTCGACAAATTGCAGTCAGACCAAATTGTTTACCGCTATGACAATAGTGCAGTTTCATCAATAGAAAATTTTAATCGTGCGGTGGAGCTTACTACCGGTGAATATGTAATGTTAATTGGTGATGACGACACTATATTACCGAAAGCTATAGAAATGGCGCAATGGGCAAAAAATAACAATGTCGATTCTGTATGTTCCAAGGAGACTATTATATATTATTGGCCTAAAGCGTTAGAAAAATATCCTGATGGCGCAGTCATCATTCCAAAAACTACAAATAATTTAAAAAAAATCAACGTTAAAAATGAGTTGATCACTTTATTAAAAAGTGGTTTGCAAAATTATTTATTGTACTCGCTGCCAAAAACCTATCACGGTTTGGTCAAAAGAAATGTACTTGAAGAAATAAAAAGAAGAACCGGTCATTTTTACGGAGGATTAAGTCCTGATTTGTATTCTGCTGTTGCTGTTGCTTGTGTTGGTACAAGTCATTATCAAATAGGTGAGCCTCTATCTGTGGCAGGAGTTTGTGCAACTAGTACCACAGCAGATAATGTTACAGGAAAACACTCGGGAACATTGGAAAATATTCCTCATCTGCGTCATAGAACAGGATATGTATTTGATAAAAGGATTCCTAAATATTACAGTGTAAATACAATTTGGGCAGAATCAGGTTTGAAAGCATTAGAAGAATTAAAAGAATTTGAATTATTAAAACAATTTAATATGTT
This region includes:
- a CDS encoding beta-ketoacyl-ACP synthase III: MKNVSNNIIRSVKILGTGSYAPERIVKNQELAETLTTTDEWIFENLGIRERHIAADNEFTSDLAFKAAEKALENASLQANDIDLIIVATATPDRLAPSTACIVQEKLGAVNAAAFDVNAVCSGFLYAFAIGSQFIAAGMYQNVMVIGADTFSKITNWNDRSCVFFGDGAGATILSHTESGKGLLAVDLYADGTGKFNFTVPAGGSEMPATEDTVAKGLHKFQMNGKAVYDTATKVLPEAITTVLQRCSLTVDDVNFLIPHQPSIRILKKTAELLGLPFEKVKTNMERYANTSGGTIPILLDEVNRSGILKDGDVLVFAAVGSGWTWGSAVMRWVN
- a CDS encoding lipopolysaccharide biosynthesis protein encodes the protein MKKNIIANFIGRFWSILSNFLFIPLYIHYLGFESYSVISFALMIAGIMAVLDSGLTATLSREFSRKDNNDEDKLKVYKNLETLYFFMIGICILSIFLSSNIIAEKWLNVNSFSPQQISVFLKIISFEIGFQLLFRFYMGGLLGLENQVEANFFQVGWGIFRNGLVLVAIMYIPTLEVFFAWQTISTIVFTFLIKIFLDKIILGKYTIHFNFNIEKKIISKIWKFASGMMLIAIVAAFNTQMDKLAISKLLSLENLGYYTLAVSLSQVLIVLVNPIATALLPRFTAYFSGNKIIEARNLFMKTSLLVSVMIFSIMMVMSFFAKNLIWIWTGNSEIATKTFQLVPIIALAYTMFALQFLPYNIAIANGYTKLNNILGIGSLIVTIPGYFLATKYFGSIGAATIFCFVQVITTFIYIFLINKKFIKSNIIKDIYWKQFILPFICAGIVALLFSKIPLTFDNNRILSLIWIGFVTFATLVITLAILVPVKEIKSIINFRKSKI
- a CDS encoding glycosyltransferase family 2 protein produces the protein MKPLLSIAIATKDREKYCIQSIQSILSLEYKNIEITLSDNSATTQVRDFVDKLQSDQIVYRYDNSAVSSIENFNRAVELTTGEYVMLIGDDDTILPKAIEMAQWAKNNNVDSVCSKETIIYYWPKALEKYPDGAVIIPKTTNNLKKINVKNELITLLKSGLQNYLLYSLPKTYHGLVKRNVLEEIKRRTGHFYGGLSPDLYSAVAVACVGTSHYQIGEPLSVAGVCATSTTADNVTGKHSGTLENIPHLRHRTGYVFDKRIPKYYSVNTIWAESGLKALEELKEFELLKQFNMFYLLAQGKIHNNKFIPEIIKIETEKMLSENNIDTFQYKIQNAKALSIIFYRKFFSILKAKMNKDNLTIIENVSDIQKIFELYKS